A genomic segment from Luteibacter aegosomatis encodes:
- the grxD gene encoding Grx4 family monothiol glutaredoxin — MALDTPTRERIEALLAQHEVVLFMKGTRRQPMCGFSAAATNTLNDIIDEYHTVNVLEDPEIREGIKEFGQWPTIPQLYVKGELVGGSDIIRQMYTSGELYSLFGASAPDRTPPEITITDKAAEAIRGGMANAQGMALHLEIGPDHSAGFQLAPAGDHDIVTVANGIEVHFDPGSAQRAKGVVIDWVSTVQGEGLSLKFPGAVEIGSISVHELKDRLTAGGLVLVDVRPAHGRAMAAPLAGARILEDEGYEALASLPKDTPIAFICHHGISSRAAAERFAAHGFTQLFNVEGGMDAWAREVDPTVPRY, encoded by the coding sequence ATGGCCCTTGATACCCCCACCCGCGAGCGAATCGAAGCCCTGCTCGCCCAGCACGAGGTCGTGCTGTTCATGAAGGGCACGCGCCGGCAGCCGATGTGCGGCTTTTCCGCCGCCGCCACCAACACGCTGAACGACATCATCGACGAGTACCACACGGTCAACGTGCTGGAAGACCCGGAGATTCGCGAGGGTATCAAGGAGTTCGGCCAGTGGCCCACCATCCCGCAGCTCTACGTGAAGGGTGAGCTCGTCGGCGGCTCGGACATCATCCGCCAGATGTACACCAGCGGCGAACTCTATTCGCTGTTCGGCGCCAGCGCGCCCGACCGCACGCCGCCGGAGATCACCATCACCGACAAGGCCGCCGAAGCCATCCGTGGCGGCATGGCGAACGCCCAGGGCATGGCCCTGCACCTGGAGATCGGCCCCGACCACAGCGCCGGCTTCCAGCTCGCCCCGGCCGGCGACCACGACATCGTCACCGTCGCCAACGGCATCGAAGTGCATTTCGACCCGGGCAGCGCGCAGCGCGCCAAGGGTGTGGTGATCGACTGGGTCAGCACCGTGCAGGGCGAAGGCCTCAGCCTCAAGTTCCCCGGCGCGGTGGAGATCGGCTCGATCAGCGTGCACGAGTTGAAGGATCGCCTGACCGCCGGTGGCCTCGTGCTGGTCGACGTCCGCCCGGCCCACGGCCGCGCGATGGCCGCTCCGCTGGCCGGTGCGCGCATCCTCGAAGACGAAGGCTATGAAGCCCTTGCCTCGCTGCCGAAGGACACCCCGATCGCCTTCATCTGCCACCACGGCATTTCCAGCCGCGCGGCGGCCGAACGTTTCGCGGCGCACGGCTTCACGCAGCTCTTCAACGTCGAGGGCGGCATGGATGCGTGGGCGCGCGAGGTCGATCCGACCGTGCCGCGTTACTGA
- a CDS encoding SGNH/GDSL hydrolase family protein, protein MGERGFLALGDSYTIGEGVPEAGRWPVQLAHRLGMGAPRIVATTGWTTDELSAAMDAAHLHPGHGLVTLLIGVNNQYRGRPATEYREQFLALLHRAIGLAGDARRVVVVSIPDWGVTPFAEGRDRAAIGREIDAFNAIAKDETLRAFARWVDVTGISREHAGMVVGDGLHPSAAQYELWVEAILPEARAAFREVSHQGKP, encoded by the coding sequence ATGGGCGAACGCGGTTTCCTCGCCCTGGGCGATTCCTACACCATCGGCGAAGGCGTGCCCGAGGCCGGACGCTGGCCGGTGCAACTGGCGCATCGCCTGGGCATGGGCGCGCCGCGCATCGTCGCCACCACCGGCTGGACCACCGACGAGCTGTCGGCCGCGATGGACGCGGCCCACCTGCATCCCGGCCATGGCCTCGTCACCCTGCTCATCGGGGTGAACAACCAGTACCGCGGGCGCCCGGCCACCGAATACCGCGAACAGTTCCTCGCCCTGCTCCATCGCGCCATCGGCCTGGCGGGCGACGCGCGACGCGTGGTGGTGGTATCGATTCCCGACTGGGGCGTCACGCCATTCGCCGAAGGGCGCGACCGCGCGGCCATCGGGCGCGAGATCGATGCATTCAACGCCATCGCGAAGGACGAAACCTTGCGGGCCTTCGCGCGTTGGGTCGACGTGACCGGCATCTCGCGCGAACACGCGGGCATGGTGGTCGGCGACGGGCTGCATCCGTCGGCAGCGCAATATGAGCTGTGGGTGGAGGCCATCCTGCCCGAGGCCCGAGCCGCCTTTCGCGAGGTTTCGCACCAGGGCAAGCCCTGA
- a CDS encoding UDP-2,3-diacylglucosamine diphosphatase — protein sequence MAKLTCRSAFISDVHLGTPDCKAAYLLDFLRNVDCERLYLVGDIVDMEALARRHWWHPDHSAVIAEFVAMAARGVEVVYIPGNHDAPMRGLAGSTIAGIRVVLDAMHEGADGRRYRVSHGDEFDPEHIGKRWLTLLGDAMHRVICWANRRMHTVRRRLELPYLPLSIIIKSHIRLAMEYIRGYEQRVASDARERGVDGHICGHIHFGHVRPIDGILYLNDGDWVEHCTALVEDFTGAMELIHWTERCTPLGRASRETVLPSPAAVRGFAPLADCRGDLSTLRAEVSVAG from the coding sequence ATGGCCAAGCTCACCTGTCGCAGCGCCTTCATCTCCGACGTGCACCTGGGCACGCCCGACTGCAAGGCCGCCTACCTCCTCGATTTCCTCCGCAACGTCGATTGCGAGCGCCTGTACCTCGTCGGCGACATCGTCGACATGGAAGCCCTCGCCAGGCGCCACTGGTGGCACCCCGACCATAGCGCCGTCATCGCCGAGTTCGTCGCGATGGCCGCGCGCGGCGTCGAGGTGGTGTACATCCCCGGCAACCACGACGCCCCGATGCGCGGCCTCGCCGGCTCCACCATCGCCGGCATCCGCGTAGTGCTGGATGCCATGCACGAAGGCGCCGACGGCCGCCGCTACCGGGTGAGCCACGGCGACGAATTCGATCCCGAACACATCGGCAAGCGCTGGCTCACCCTGCTGGGCGACGCCATGCATCGCGTGATCTGCTGGGCCAACCGCCGCATGCATACCGTGCGCCGCCGCCTCGAGCTGCCCTACCTGCCCCTGTCGATCATCATCAAGTCGCACATCCGCCTGGCCATGGAATACATCCGCGGCTACGAGCAGCGGGTGGCAAGCGATGCCCGCGAACGCGGCGTGGACGGCCACATCTGCGGCCACATCCACTTCGGCCACGTGCGCCCCATCGACGGCATCCTCTACCTGAACGACGGCGACTGGGTGGAGCACTGCACGGCCCTCGTCGAGGATTTCACCGGGGCGATGGAGCTGATCCACTGGACCGAGCGCTGCACGCCGCTGGGCCGCGCCAGCCGGGAGACCGTGCTTCCCTCGCCCGCGGCGGTACGGGGTTTCGCCCCGCTGGCCGACTGCCGCGGCGACCTGTCGACCCTGCGTGCCGAGGTGTCGGTAGCGGGTTGA
- a CDS encoding adenosylcobinamide-GDP ribazoletransferase: MMRGLLIAFGFLTRLPMPRVTWDANGQAASLKWYPLVGLVLGLLLALLAYVLHRLPAFPMAAIVFTAWVLLTGALHLDGLADSADAWVGGLGDRERTLSIMKDPRCGPAGVMSLVGVSLLKVSALTALPSAWLLLLPPLLARGALVGWFLTTPYVREHGLGDALRGAPVMGCRVAIVLTVVVTLCFGVAGAVSLLAAAFVAYVWRAACMRRIGGFTGDTAGAMVEMIEASVLLTLLIRF, encoded by the coding sequence GCGATTGCCGATGCCACGCGTGACGTGGGATGCGAACGGGCAGGCGGCGTCGTTGAAGTGGTATCCGCTGGTGGGCCTGGTGCTCGGGTTGCTGCTGGCCCTGCTGGCCTACGTTCTGCATCGCCTCCCGGCCTTTCCCATGGCGGCGATCGTGTTCACCGCGTGGGTGTTGCTCACCGGCGCCTTGCACCTGGACGGCCTTGCCGACAGCGCGGATGCATGGGTCGGTGGCCTTGGCGATCGCGAACGCACGCTGTCCATCATGAAAGACCCGCGCTGCGGACCGGCGGGCGTCATGTCGCTGGTCGGCGTGTCGTTGCTGAAAGTGTCGGCTTTAACGGCGCTGCCATCCGCATGGCTTTTGTTGTTGCCACCGTTGCTCGCACGGGGCGCGCTCGTGGGATGGTTCCTCACCACGCCCTACGTGCGGGAGCATGGGCTCGGCGATGCGTTGCGTGGTGCGCCGGTGATGGGGTGTCGTGTCGCGATCGTGCTGACGGTCGTGGTGACGTTGTGTTTCGGTGTGGCCGGCGCGGTGTCGTTGCTGGCCGCCGCGTTTGTCGCTTACGTATGGCGTGCGGCCTGCATGCGTCGCATCGGTGGTTTCACCGGGGATACGGCGGGGGCGATGGTGGAGATGATCGAGGCATCGGTCCTCCTCACCTTGCTGATCCGTTTCTAG